The proteins below are encoded in one region of Clostridium fermenticellae:
- a CDS encoding tetratricopeptide repeat protein: protein MNYFQMGNDYYNSKDYKNAIYMYEKAIIKKDNVSSALYNSAVCFIKLKNYKKAIELLKSAISLKKDNKYFFNLGYCYTMIKDNKKALLYFNTAWCLNNNDLDCEKAINKIMKSYSSKS, encoded by the coding sequence ATGAATTATTTTCAAATGGGCAATGACTACTATAACTCTAAAGACTATAAAAATGCTATATATATGTACGAAAAAGCCATAATTAAAAAGGATAATGTTTCATCAGCCCTTTACAATTCCGCTGTATGTTTCATAAAACTAAAAAATTATAAAAAAGCTATAGAATTACTAAAATCAGCTATAAGTTTAAAAAAAGACAATAAATACTTTTTTAATCTTGGTTATTGTTACACTATGATTAAAGACAATAAAAAGGCGCTACTATATTTCAATACAGCATGGTGTCTTAATAATAATGATCTGGATTGTGAAAAAGCAATTAATAAAATAATGAAATCTTATTCATCTAAATCCTAA
- a CDS encoding ABC transporter permease, whose product MIDEIKEHKVFIDNIKKERKKVVALRIILLVSIFALWEISGDLKWIDPFLTSTPSRMFKTLIKLYNEGNLFTNIGITCLETIIGFTLGTFLGTIIAVLLWCSKLAAKVLDPYIVVLNALPKIALAPIIIFWVGNGITAIIVITLLISIVVTIITILDGFNSVDNDKIKLLKTFGARKFQTLTHLIIPATVPTFLSALKINVGLSWVGVIMGEFLVAKEGLGFLIVFGGQTSELDTVMLSILILSILAYLMYEGVNILEKKLISKLNH is encoded by the coding sequence ATGATAGATGAAATAAAAGAACATAAAGTTTTTATAGATAATATAAAAAAAGAAAGAAAAAAAGTAGTTGCCCTTAGAATAATATTGCTTGTATCTATTTTTGCATTATGGGAAATATCAGGAGATTTAAAATGGATAGATCCATTTTTGACAAGTACACCATCAAGAATGTTTAAGACCCTAATAAAATTATATAATGAAGGAAACCTATTTACAAATATAGGAATAACATGTTTGGAAACAATAATAGGTTTTACACTTGGAACATTTCTAGGAACAATAATTGCAGTACTTCTGTGGTGTTCAAAACTTGCTGCAAAAGTCCTAGATCCATATATTGTAGTTCTTAATGCTCTCCCTAAAATAGCTCTTGCTCCAATTATAATATTCTGGGTTGGAAATGGTATAACTGCGATAATTGTAATCACATTACTTATTTCAATTGTAGTTACAATTATAACCATATTGGATGGCTTTAATTCAGTAGATAATGATAAAATCAAACTTTTAAAAACCTTTGGTGCAAGAAAATTTCAAACATTAACACATCTGATAATACCTGCTACAGTACCAACCTTTTTATCTGCTCTAAAAATAAACGTAGGGCTATCATGGGTTGGAGTAATAATGGGTGAATTTTTAGTTGCAAAAGAAGGTTTAGGATTCTTAATAGTATTTGGAGGTCAAACTTCAGAACTTGACACGGTAATGTTAAGTATACTGATATTATCGATCCTTGCCTACCTAATGTATGAAGGAGTTAATATACTCGAAAAAAAACTCATTTCAAAACTAAACCATTGA
- a CDS encoding polysaccharide deacetylase family protein: MDKYGEGGHGKRNNARRNREIKRIIIMIISLVALFSIGLFIGGKISGKKTAMASVAKEKNQKQLEQKKMNERESKINPINTKDSSGFNPYKSDGKKVVYLTFDDGPSRNNTPKILKILKQYNVKATFFLIGKNAEQNKDLVKEEINDGHVVGNHSYTHEMHYLYSNPEIFLNDLNKCDKTLKSIIGPNYKLKIMRFPGGSFGRRLAPFRDAAKKAGYHYVDWNDLTGDAEHNNVPVANLINNVKKYDNHDHLVVLMHDAPAKVTTVEALPGVIQYFKSKGYIFETLK, from the coding sequence AAATAAAGCGTATTATAATTATGATTATATCTCTTGTGGCATTATTTTCAATTGGACTATTTATAGGTGGAAAAATATCTGGCAAAAAAACAGCAATGGCAAGTGTGGCAAAGGAAAAAAATCAAAAACAGTTAGAACAGAAGAAGATGAATGAAAGGGAAAGCAAGATTAATCCAATAAATACCAAGGATTCAAGTGGATTTAATCCATATAAATCAGATGGTAAAAAGGTGGTGTATTTGACTTTTGATGATGGACCTTCGAGGAATAATACACCTAAAATACTTAAGATTTTAAAACAATATAATGTAAAAGCTACTTTCTTCTTAATAGGTAAGAATGCTGAACAGAATAAGGATTTAGTAAAGGAAGAAATAAATGATGGACATGTAGTTGGAAATCATAGTTATACGCATGAAATGCATTATTTATATTCTAATCCTGAAATCTTTTTAAATGATTTAAATAAGTGTGATAAGACTTTAAAGTCGATTATTGGTCCTAATTATAAACTTAAAATTATGAGATTTCCTGGAGGATCTTTTGGGCGTAGACTTGCTCCTTTTAGAGATGCAGCTAAAAAAGCAGGATATCATTATGTGGATTGGAATGATCTAACTGGTGATGCCGAGCATAATAACGTTCCTGTAGCTAATCTTATTAATAATGTTAAAAAATATGACAATCATGACCATCTGGTCGTATTGATGCATGATGCACCTGCCAAGGTAACTACTGTGGAAGCACTTCCAGGTGTAATACAATATTTTAAATCAAAAGGGTATATATTTGAAACTTTAAAATAA
- a CDS encoding ABC transporter substrate-binding protein, with translation MKRRKLDIFSIFLSIIFIVVLFTGCGSTNNSTTTQIIRLNEVARSVFYAPMYTAINKNFFKEEGIDIKLSTGQGADKTMQDVLSKNADIGFCGPEQVIYIYNQKREDYPILFAQLTATDGSFLIGRNSEPSFDWKSLKGKTIIGGRPGGVPEMSLEYVLKQHGLSPGKNITLITNLAYTATAGAFTSGTGDYVSLFEPSGSMIEKSKNGHIVASIGKSAGILPYTCYFSTKSYMEKNPETIKNFTKAIYKGQLWVQKHSDKEVAEAIKSFFPGTDEEILISVVKNYRSINAFASDPVLKEENLNRLMDIIQSYNKKLIPQRPAFDKIVNTKFAGAAMKEVK, from the coding sequence ATGAAAAGAAGAAAACTTGATATCTTTTCTATTTTTCTAAGTATTATATTCATAGTTGTATTATTTACAGGATGCGGCAGTACAAATAATAGTACTACTACACAAATAATTAGATTAAATGAAGTTGCCCGTTCAGTTTTTTATGCTCCAATGTACACTGCTATAAACAAAAACTTCTTTAAAGAAGAAGGTATCGATATAAAATTAAGCACAGGTCAAGGTGCTGACAAAACCATGCAGGATGTATTAAGTAAAAATGCCGATATAGGATTTTGCGGTCCCGAACAAGTTATATATATATACAATCAAAAAAGAGAAGATTATCCAATTTTATTTGCCCAACTGACAGCAACTGATGGATCTTTTTTAATTGGAAGAAATTCAGAACCTTCTTTTGATTGGAAAAGTCTAAAAGGTAAGACAATAATAGGTGGACGACCTGGAGGTGTTCCTGAAATGTCTCTTGAATATGTGCTAAAGCAACATGGTTTAAGTCCTGGCAAAAATATAACCTTAATAACAAATTTAGCATATACAGCTACAGCGGGCGCATTTACCTCTGGTACAGGTGATTACGTTTCCCTATTTGAACCAAGCGGAAGTATGATCGAAAAAAGTAAAAATGGTCACATTGTAGCTTCAATTGGTAAATCAGCAGGAATTTTACCTTATACATGTTATTTTTCAACTAAATCTTATATGGAAAAAAATCCGGAAACAATAAAAAATTTTACTAAGGCTATATATAAAGGGCAACTTTGGGTACAAAAACATAGTGACAAAGAAGTGGCTGAAGCCATAAAATCATTTTTCCCTGGAACTGATGAGGAAATACTGATATCAGTTGTAAAAAATTATAGATCTATAAACGCTTTTGCATCCGACCCTGTCCTTAAAGAAGAAAATTTAAACAGGCTTATGGATATAATACAAAGTTACAACAAAAAACTTATTCCGCAGAGACCAGCATTTGATAAAATAGTTAATACTAAATTTGCAGGAGCTGCAATGAAAGAAGTTAAATAA
- a CDS encoding corrinoid protein, which translates to MSSISEELINKLSESVVEMEEEKTVVLAKECIEKNISAYEAIDKGLAHGMNKAGELYEEGEYYIPELLMCSDAMYSGLEVLKPHLEKNDLGNKHKIVIGVIQGDTHDIGKNLVKIMMETEGFEVIDLGRDVAPREFVDKAKEVNAEIICMSTLMTTTMDGMGEVINILKDEGIRDNYTVMIGGGPISQNFADKIGADIYTIDASKAARCAKKLITEKARC; encoded by the coding sequence ATGAGCAGCATATCAGAAGAATTAATAAATAAATTATCAGAATCAGTAGTAGAAATGGAAGAAGAAAAAACAGTAGTTTTAGCTAAAGAATGTATAGAAAAAAATATTAGTGCTTATGAAGCTATAGATAAAGGTCTTGCCCACGGAATGAACAAAGCAGGTGAACTATACGAGGAAGGAGAATATTATATTCCAGAATTGCTCATGTGTTCTGATGCTATGTACTCAGGATTAGAAGTTTTAAAACCTCATCTAGAAAAAAATGACTTAGGAAATAAACATAAAATAGTTATAGGAGTAATACAAGGAGATACACATGATATAGGTAAAAATCTAGTTAAAATAATGATGGAAACAGAAGGATTTGAAGTTATAGATTTAGGAAGAGATGTAGCACCAAGAGAATTTGTAGACAAAGCTAAAGAAGTAAATGCAGAAATAATTTGTATGTCTACTTTAATGACCACAACTATGGATGGTATGGGAGAAGTTATAAACATACTTAAAGATGAAGGAATAAGAGATAACTATACAGTCATGATAGGAGGAGGGCCTATTTCTCAAAATTTTGCAGATAAAATAGGTGCCGACATATATACAATAGATGCTTCAAAAGCAGCAAGATGTGCTAAAAAATTGATAACAGAAAAAGCCAGGTGCTAG
- a CDS encoding phage holin family protein, giving the protein MQNNEANQKNQDNKKESNSFSHWIIRFIFVAIVLAVTSFLTPGFTIRGLWSFLLAAVVITFLDYLVEKFMGVDASPFGKGFKGFIISAIIIYLTQFLVTNMRVSILGALLAAIVIGIIDAIIPGRVM; this is encoded by the coding sequence ATGCAAAATAATGAAGCAAACCAAAAAAATCAGGATAACAAAAAAGAAAGTAATTCATTTTCTCATTGGATAATACGATTCATTTTTGTAGCGATTGTTTTAGCCGTGACATCTTTTTTGACTCCAGGCTTTACTATCAGAGGTCTGTGGTCATTCTTATTGGCAGCAGTTGTAATAACTTTTCTTGATTATTTAGTTGAAAAATTTATGGGAGTTGATGCATCGCCTTTTGGAAAAGGCTTTAAAGGATTTATTATTTCTGCAATAATAATTTATCTTACACAATTTTTAGTTACAAATATGAGGGTATCTATATTAGGAGCACTGCTTGCAGCTATTGTTATTGGAATAATAGATGCAATCATTCCAGGAAGAGTCATGTAA
- a CDS encoding methylcobamide:CoM methyltransferase MtbA — MLTPKERLNLALKNKQVDRPPCICPGGMMNMIIEDLMDISGYKWPEAHTNPEIMANLAISMYKEGGFENFGVPFCMTIEAEAMGATVDLGNKTTEPRVIKYPIDSVVDWRKLKSINLNEGREKVVLDAIKIIKEKNLPVPIMANLTGPISVASSLMEPMNFYKELVRKKEEAHKFISFVTDNLIQFGKAQLLAGANVITISDPSGTGEILGPKLFKEFAIHYLNRIIDELKDYTDGTIIHICGRLKSIYKELNDLHSDVISFDSISSVTQVRKNVNNKVVMGNVSTLSIQNSTPNEVEKLANTCMDLGVNILSPACGIGIKSHIENVRAMVNAAKKRKYVYFTRKCK, encoded by the coding sequence ATGTTAACACCAAAAGAAAGATTAAATTTAGCATTAAAAAATAAACAAGTAGATAGACCACCTTGTATATGTCCTGGTGGAATGATGAATATGATAATAGAAGATTTAATGGATATAAGCGGTTATAAATGGCCAGAAGCTCATACAAATCCGGAAATCATGGCTAATTTAGCTATATCAATGTATAAGGAGGGAGGCTTTGAAAATTTCGGAGTACCTTTCTGCATGACCATAGAAGCAGAAGCAATGGGAGCTACCGTAGATTTAGGAAATAAGACAACTGAACCTAGAGTTATAAAATATCCAATAGACTCAGTAGTAGACTGGAGAAAATTAAAAAGTATAAATCTAAATGAAGGAAGAGAAAAAGTAGTTTTAGATGCTATAAAAATTATAAAAGAAAAAAATCTGCCAGTTCCAATAATGGCTAACTTAACAGGTCCTATAAGTGTAGCTTCATCTTTAATGGAACCTATGAATTTTTATAAAGAATTAGTTAGAAAAAAAGAAGAAGCACACAAATTCATAAGTTTTGTAACAGATAATTTAATACAATTTGGTAAAGCTCAGCTTTTAGCCGGGGCTAATGTTATAACAATTTCAGATCCAAGTGGTACTGGAGAAATACTAGGGCCAAAATTATTTAAAGAGTTTGCAATACATTATTTGAATAGAATAATAGATGAGCTTAAAGATTACACAGATGGAACAATAATACATATCTGTGGGAGACTAAAAAGCATATATAAAGAATTAAATGATCTGCATAGTGATGTTATAAGTTTCGATTCTATAAGTAGTGTAACTCAAGTACGTAAAAATGTTAATAATAAAGTAGTAATGGGAAATGTAAGCACATTAAGCATACAAAATAGTACTCCTAATGAAGTAGAGAAGCTAGCTAATACTTGCATGGATTTAGGAGTAAATATATTATCACCAGCTTGTGGTATAGGAATTAAAAGCCATATAGAAAATGTAAGAGCAATGGTAAATGCAGCTAAAAAAAGAAAGTATGTTTATTTTACACGAAAATGTAAATAA
- a CDS encoding 2-hydroxyacyl-CoA dehydratase, protein MKNLFRIGLDVGSTTVKIAVCDDKDSMVYSSYQRHFSDIRSTIADVIREAYKRFKEADITIMVTGSGGLSVSKWLNISFIQEVIACTNTIERFIPNTDVAIELGGEDAKITFFDNGIDQRMNGTCAGGTGAFIDQMASLLKTDAQGLNELAKHYKVIYPIAARCGVFAKTDIQPLLNEGAAKEDIAASVFQSVVNQTISGLACGKSIKGNVAFLGGPLYFLSELRKRFTETLNLTEKEIIFPNNSQLFVAMGAALSSKNESVISFKSLIDTLSLMNKSVDDEVQTLRPLFKDEDELDEFKKRHSKSVVNKLRLEEFEGNCYLGIDSGSTTTKAVLIDESGNLLYSYYGSNGGSPLKSIVKILKDLYGRLPKNANIINSCVTGYGEALIKAALSVDIGEVETVAHYKAAEFFQPGVDFILDIGGQDMKCLKVKDGFIDSIMLNEACSSGCGSFLETFAHSLNMSVEDFARSALTSKSPMDLGSRCTVFMNSKVKQAQKEGATVGDISAGLSYSIIKNALFKVIKIRNPEGLGKKIIVQGGTFYNDAVLRAFELISGREVIRPDIAGLMGAFGAAIIAKNRYVSGSKSTLLKVDKLNTFTTDVSMRRCGKCANNCLLTVNRFQDGKEFVSGNRCERGAGIERKKNDIPNLFNYKYNRLFKYVPLALDKAKRGRVGVPRVLNMYENYPFWFTLFTELKFRVELSPRSSKKLYSLGIETIPSESACYPAKLVHGHIMSLVKRGIDFIFYPCIPYEKKEQEHADNHYNCPMVTSYPEVIKNNMDVLRDKNITFKNPFLPIDNKKKLIKRLLEELKEFGISRSEMARAVEMAYAEDAKVKQDIRSKGEEVLEYLKKTGKRGIVLAGRPYHLDPEINHGVPDIITSYGMPVLTEDSICHLGNVERPLRVVDQWVYHSRLYAAASFVANNNNLELIQLNSFGCGLDAVTTDQVQEILNSYKKIYTVLKIDEGSNLGATRIRIRSLKAALDERNDAGFIPGKVVEHNKKIVFTKEMREKHTILCPQMSPIHFQFLEEAFNVSGYNLEVLPSVDKKAVDEGLKYVNNDACYPSIMVVGQLIEALKSGKYDLNNTSVIMSQTGGGCRATNYIGFLRKALKEAGMSNVPVISLNVVGLEKNPGFKISMGLVNKALIAVLYGDLFMRVLYRVRPYEKIPGSANVLYKKWVEKCKENVRDGNHKKFKENIYSIVSDFDNLEINDIKKPRVGIVGEILVKFHPTANNNVVDIIEREGAEAIVPDLTNFFLYCAYDANFKYKYLSGSMKSTVINNSAIKFIEYFRRHMRNALAKSNRFTVPDDIETLARGAEPIVSLGNQTGEGWFLTAEMVELIKSGTKNIICMQPFACLPNHVTGKGMIKELKRRYPGSNIAAIDYDPGASEVNQLNRIKLMLSVAFKALESEENNSKLDLPRKEKVVIEKK, encoded by the coding sequence ATGAAAAACTTATTTCGTATAGGTCTGGATGTCGGTTCTACTACTGTAAAAATAGCTGTCTGTGATGATAAAGATAGTATGGTTTATAGTAGTTATCAAAGACATTTTTCGGATATAAGAAGCACAATTGCAGATGTCATAAGAGAAGCTTATAAACGTTTTAAAGAAGCAGATATTACAATAATGGTTACTGGTTCTGGAGGACTTTCAGTATCTAAATGGCTTAATATATCTTTTATTCAAGAGGTTATAGCTTGCACAAATACAATTGAGAGATTTATCCCAAATACAGATGTAGCTATAGAACTTGGAGGAGAGGATGCCAAAATAACGTTCTTTGATAATGGAATAGATCAAAGAATGAATGGCACATGTGCAGGTGGTACTGGTGCTTTTATAGATCAGATGGCATCATTATTAAAGACGGATGCTCAAGGTCTAAACGAATTAGCTAAACATTATAAAGTTATTTACCCTATAGCGGCTAGATGTGGAGTGTTTGCAAAAACTGATATACAACCTCTTTTAAATGAAGGAGCGGCAAAAGAGGATATTGCGGCTTCTGTCTTTCAATCAGTTGTAAACCAGACTATAAGTGGTCTTGCTTGTGGTAAATCAATAAAAGGAAATGTAGCATTTTTAGGGGGACCGCTGTACTTTTTATCGGAACTTAGAAAGAGATTTACAGAAACATTAAATCTTACAGAGAAAGAAATAATTTTTCCGAATAATTCTCAATTGTTTGTTGCAATGGGGGCTGCCCTTTCATCTAAAAATGAATCAGTTATTTCATTTAAATCATTAATTGATACACTGTCGCTCATGAATAAATCAGTTGATGATGAAGTTCAGACATTAAGGCCTCTTTTTAAAGATGAGGATGAACTTGATGAATTTAAAAAGAGACATAGTAAGAGTGTAGTTAATAAGTTGAGGCTAGAGGAATTTGAGGGAAATTGTTATTTAGGTATAGATTCTGGTTCAACTACTACGAAGGCCGTTCTTATAGATGAATCTGGTAATCTTCTATACTCATATTATGGAAGTAATGGGGGAAGTCCCCTCAAATCAATTGTTAAAATTTTAAAGGATTTATATGGAAGACTACCTAAAAATGCAAATATAATAAATTCGTGTGTGACTGGTTATGGTGAAGCACTTATAAAGGCCGCCTTGTCAGTAGATATAGGTGAGGTCGAAACGGTGGCACACTATAAGGCAGCAGAATTTTTTCAGCCCGGAGTTGATTTTATATTAGATATAGGTGGTCAGGATATGAAATGCCTTAAAGTAAAGGATGGGTTTATTGACAGTATTATGCTAAATGAAGCCTGTTCATCAGGGTGCGGGTCATTTTTGGAAACATTTGCTCATTCTTTAAATATGAGTGTTGAGGATTTTGCCAGGTCAGCGCTTACTTCTAAGAGTCCTATGGATTTGGGATCTAGATGTACTGTTTTTATGAATTCCAAAGTAAAACAAGCGCAAAAAGAAGGGGCAACTGTAGGTGATATTTCTGCAGGACTGTCTTACTCAATAATTAAGAATGCATTATTTAAGGTTATAAAAATAAGAAACCCGGAGGGACTTGGAAAGAAAATAATAGTTCAAGGTGGAACATTTTATAATGATGCAGTACTCAGGGCATTTGAGCTTATATCTGGAAGAGAAGTGATAAGACCAGATATAGCAGGACTTATGGGTGCTTTTGGAGCAGCTATAATTGCAAAGAATAGGTATGTGAGTGGAAGCAAGAGTACTCTGCTTAAAGTAGATAAATTAAACACATTTACTACAGATGTATCTATGAGAAGATGCGGTAAGTGTGCAAATAATTGTTTGCTTACGGTAAATAGATTTCAAGATGGGAAAGAATTTGTATCAGGAAATAGATGTGAGCGTGGAGCAGGAATTGAACGTAAGAAGAATGATATTCCTAATTTATTTAACTATAAATACAATAGACTCTTCAAGTATGTTCCGTTAGCCTTAGATAAGGCTAAGAGAGGCAGAGTTGGAGTCCCAAGAGTCTTAAATATGTATGAAAATTACCCATTTTGGTTTACTCTTTTTACAGAACTTAAATTTAGAGTGGAGTTGTCACCTAGATCTTCCAAAAAATTATATTCTTTGGGTATAGAAACAATTCCTTCTGAATCTGCTTGTTATCCGGCAAAATTAGTTCATGGACATATAATGAGCCTTGTTAAAAGAGGGATTGATTTTATATTTTATCCGTGTATACCATATGAGAAGAAAGAGCAGGAACATGCGGATAATCACTATAATTGTCCTATGGTTACCTCATATCCTGAGGTTATAAAAAATAATATGGATGTTTTAAGAGATAAGAATATAACATTTAAAAATCCGTTTTTGCCTATAGATAATAAAAAGAAACTTATAAAAAGACTTTTAGAAGAGCTTAAAGAATTTGGTATAAGCAGATCTGAGATGGCTAGAGCTGTTGAGATGGCATATGCTGAGGATGCAAAAGTCAAACAAGATATAAGATCAAAAGGTGAAGAGGTACTGGAATATTTAAAGAAGACTGGTAAGAGAGGTATTGTCTTGGCTGGAAGACCTTATCATTTGGATCCTGAAATAAATCACGGTGTACCAGATATAATTACTTCATACGGAATGCCTGTTTTAACGGAAGATTCCATATGCCATTTAGGCAATGTTGAGAGACCTCTTAGGGTAGTAGATCAGTGGGTTTATCATTCGAGATTATACGCTGCAGCAAGCTTTGTAGCCAATAATAACAACCTTGAGTTAATACAGCTTAATTCATTTGGATGTGGACTTGATGCGGTAACTACAGATCAGGTTCAGGAAATATTAAATTCTTATAAAAAAATATATACTGTATTGAAAATAGATGAAGGCAGCAATCTGGGTGCAACCAGAATAAGGATACGTTCATTAAAAGCCGCACTTGACGAGAGGAATGATGCAGGATTTATTCCTGGTAAGGTTGTAGAACATAATAAAAAGATAGTTTTTACAAAAGAGATGAGGGAAAAACATACTATTTTATGTCCTCAAATGTCACCTATACACTTTCAATTCCTTGAAGAAGCGTTTAATGTTTCAGGATATAATTTAGAAGTCTTGCCATCTGTTGATAAAAAAGCTGTAGATGAAGGGTTAAAATATGTTAACAACGATGCATGCTATCCTTCTATAATGGTTGTAGGTCAACTTATTGAAGCACTTAAATCGGGTAAGTATGATTTAAATAATACATCTGTTATAATGTCGCAAACCGGAGGAGGATGCAGGGCAACAAATTATATAGGATTTTTGCGAAAGGCTTTAAAAGAGGCAGGAATGTCGAATGTCCCAGTAATATCACTTAATGTAGTTGGATTAGAAAAGAATCCTGGGTTTAAGATAAGTATGGGGCTCGTTAATAAAGCTTTGATAGCAGTTTTATATGGAGATCTATTTATGAGGGTGCTTTACAGAGTAAGACCTTATGAAAAGATACCTGGATCAGCCAATGTACTGTATAAAAAATGGGTAGAAAAATGTAAAGAGAATGTTAGAGATGGAAATCACAAAAAATTTAAAGAGAATATATACTCAATCGTCAGTGATTTTGATAATCTAGAGATAAATGATATTAAAAAACCTAGAGTTGGTATAGTTGGAGAAATTTTAGTTAAATTTCATCCCACGGCAAATAATAATGTAGTTGATATAATTGAAAGAGAAGGTGCTGAGGCTATTGTACCTGACTTAACGAATTTCTTCTTATACTGTGCATATGATGCGAACTTTAAATATAAATATCTATCTGGTAGTATGAAGAGTACGGTTATAAACAATTCAGCTATAAAATTTATTGAATACTTTAGACGACATATGAGAAATGCACTCGCAAAGAGCAATAGGTTTACTGTACCAGATGATATAGAAACACTGGCAAGAGGAGCAGAACCTATAGTTTCACTCGGAAATCAAACTGGAGAAGGATGGTTTTTAACTGCTGAGATGGTTGAATTAATAAAAAGTGGAACTAAAAATATTATATGTATGCAACCATTTGCATGTCTTCCTAATCATGTAACTGGCAAAGGGATGATAAAAGAACTTAAGAGAAGATATCCAGGCAGTAATATAGCAGCTATAGATTATGATCCGGGTGCTAGTGAAGTAAATCAGCTTAATAGAATAAAACTTATGCTTTCAGTTGCGTTTAAGGCTTTAGAAAGCGAAGAGAATAATTCTAAGTTAGATTTACCTAGAAAAGAAAAAGTCGTAATTGAAAAAAAATAA
- a CDS encoding ABC transporter ATP-binding protein — protein sequence MSKVYVKQIYMNYHSLTTCTKALNDVTFSVNDGEFLSIVGPSGCGKSTLLNIIAGLLKPSYGSIYIDDEKMTSYSSKMGYMFQKDQLFGWLTVWENIILGLKIQHKNIDNYKLKLNTLLKNYGLIDFVSHYPDELSGGMRQKVALIRTLALDPEVLLLDEPFSSLDYQTRLNISDEIFKIIKHENKTAIMVTHDISEAISMSNRVIVLSERPASIKKIVDIKFSIPHDSPLKCREEPEFRIYFNNIWKELNSQ from the coding sequence TTGAGTAAAGTATATGTAAAACAGATATATATGAATTATCATTCTCTGACTACTTGCACTAAAGCATTAAATGATGTAACCTTTTCAGTCAATGATGGTGAATTTCTAAGTATAGTAGGGCCATCTGGTTGCGGAAAATCAACTCTCTTAAATATAATAGCAGGACTTTTAAAACCATCTTATGGTTCTATATATATTGATGACGAAAAAATGACATCGTACTCCAGCAAAATGGGATATATGTTTCAAAAAGATCAACTATTTGGCTGGCTTACTGTATGGGAAAATATCATACTCGGACTTAAAATTCAACACAAAAACATAGATAATTATAAATTAAAACTCAACACTTTATTAAAAAATTATGGACTAATTGATTTTGTATCACATTATCCGGATGAATTATCGGGTGGTATGAGACAAAAAGTTGCACTAATAAGAACCCTTGCCTTAGATCCAGAAGTTTTATTATTAGATGAACCATTTTCTTCACTTGATTATCAAACAAGACTCAATATAAGCGATGAAATCTTTAAAATTATTAAACACGAAAATAAGACAGCTATAATGGTCACTCACGATATATCTGAGGCAATATCTATGTCTAACAGAGTAATAGTATTATCAGAAAGACCAGCAAGCATAAAAAAAATTGTTGATATAAAATTTTCTATTCCACACGATTCACCTTTAAAATGCAGAGAGGAACCTGAATTCAGAATTTATTTCAATAATATTTGGAAGGAGTTAAATTCACAATGA